The Aureispira anguillae genome contains a region encoding:
- a CDS encoding TlpA family protein disulfide reductase — protein sequence MKKATFIITLNLLLVFVTFGQNDYKKSMEECRSLGYFESQECMIGEKIPLFEEVTYEGKKITPQSIKNKVVVINLWFMACAPCIAELDGLNKVVENYKKRKDVLFISFTTDSKQVLEEDFLPNYELNFEIIPNSEETIFNVFKNGWGFPTTIVVDKSGKIHKITAGGATDPEKASKKIEKILTQSINECLKN from the coding sequence ATGAAAAAGGCGACCTTTATTATAACCCTAAATTTATTATTGGTATTCGTAACTTTTGGACAAAATGATTATAAAAAATCAATGGAAGAGTGCCGAAGTTTGGGCTATTTTGAGAGCCAAGAATGCATGATAGGAGAAAAAATACCACTTTTTGAGGAAGTAACCTATGAGGGAAAAAAAATAACTCCTCAATCAATCAAAAATAAAGTCGTGGTCATCAATCTTTGGTTTATGGCTTGTGCTCCATGTATTGCTGAATTAGATGGGCTTAACAAAGTTGTCGAAAACTACAAAAAAAGAAAGGATGTGCTATTTATCTCGTTCACAACAGATAGCAAACAGGTGCTTGAAGAAGACTTTCTCCCCAATTATGAGCTAAACTTTGAAATTATTCCTAACTCAGAGGAAACAATATTTAATGTCTTTAAAAACGGATGGGGTTTTCCTACTACAATTGTCGTTGATAAATCGGGAAAAATTCATAAAATCACAGCTGGTGGAGCAACAGATCCAGAAAAGGCAAGCAAGAAAATTGAAAAAATATTGACGCAATCGATCAATGAATGTTTAAAAAATTAG
- the dmpI gene encoding 4-oxalocrotonate tautomerase DmpI: MKMVDNAYIELFNSFLEQNKSNIMPYISFESGQLDKKTKQALIQKLTEVSVEITGIPKELFLVSIKEIPDDDIAVGGKTVTTMKKELNEQKNT, translated from the coding sequence ATGAAAATGGTAGATAATGCTTATATTGAGTTGTTTAATAGTTTTTTAGAACAGAATAAAAGCAATATTATGCCTTACATTTCATTTGAGTCAGGACAACTTGACAAAAAAACGAAGCAAGCGCTAATTCAGAAACTAACAGAAGTATCTGTTGAAATCACGGGAATTCCGAAAGAATTATTTCTTGTTTCCATCAAAGAAATACCAGATGATGACATTGCAGTGGGAGGGAAGACCGTAACAACAATGAAAAAAGAATTGAATGAACAAAAAAATACATAA
- a CDS encoding isochorismatase family protein — protein sequence MKALILVDLQNDFGNFGALALKEANEVIAIANQLMHTGFFDLVIASRYWQPADHKIFAANHFFRYPNQLVDIDGHSERLWSIHCVQDSFGASFIDALELAPIDKIVSKRADKDNFSYSCFFPPKINEKSELLTYLKASKVEDVFLLGFMTEFGIKESALDAQKFGFRTHLIKDACRAANLDSPKDGANSLELLQTAGITLLDSDQLML from the coding sequence ATGAAAGCATTGATTCTAGTTGATTTACAAAATGATTTTGGCAATTTTGGAGCCTTAGCCCTGAAAGAAGCAAATGAGGTTATTGCTATTGCCAACCAACTCATGCATACTGGCTTTTTTGACCTTGTTATTGCCAGTCGATATTGGCAACCTGCTGATCATAAAATTTTTGCTGCTAACCATTTTTTTCGTTATCCCAATCAGCTCGTTGATATAGACGGGCATTCAGAGCGTTTGTGGTCTATTCATTGTGTGCAGGACAGCTTTGGAGCTTCATTTATTGATGCTTTAGAATTAGCTCCAATTGATAAGATCGTGTCTAAAAGGGCAGATAAAGATAATTTCAGTTATAGTTGTTTTTTTCCGCCTAAGATTAATGAAAAATCGGAATTATTGACTTATCTAAAAGCGTCAAAAGTAGAGGATGTTTTTTTGTTAGGTTTTATGACTGAATTTGGAATCAAAGAAAGTGCCTTAGATGCTCAAAAATTTGGTTTTCGAACGCATCTTATCAAAGACGCTTGTCGAGCTGCTAATTTAGATAGTCCAAAGGATGGAGCCAACAGCCTTGAGCTTTTGCAAACGGCTGGCATTACGCTGTTGGATAGTGATCAGTTAATGTTATAA
- a CDS encoding cyclase family protein, which yields MKATIYYKNSNYNINLLKPLDLTLPIQSRIDAASAWYCPPSEISPVITEHFVGSVQQGGSVNFNNIVFNPHGNGTHTECVGHIAKEFYSINKLLDQFFFLAQLVSITPFSLGEDLVITLEQIQAVFEKSPSPQAFIVRTLPNSASKQQQQYTNTNPPFVEPQAMNWLYEQGVRHFLIDTPSVDKEVDDGVLAAHHAFWNYPSNPRLDATITELIYVPDTIKDAIYFLNLQVAAFENDATPSKPTLYAID from the coding sequence ATGAAAGCGACAATTTATTACAAGAATTCTAATTACAATATAAACTTATTAAAACCACTTGATCTTACTCTACCAATCCAAAGTAGAATAGATGCGGCAAGTGCATGGTATTGCCCTCCTTCTGAAATTAGCCCTGTTATAACAGAGCATTTTGTGGGTTCTGTTCAACAAGGTGGCTCTGTCAATTTTAACAACATAGTATTTAACCCACATGGAAATGGTACTCATACAGAATGTGTTGGGCATATTGCTAAAGAATTTTATTCTATTAATAAGCTATTAGATCAGTTTTTCTTTTTGGCTCAACTTGTTAGTATTACTCCCTTTTCACTAGGAGAAGATTTGGTGATTACATTAGAACAAATTCAAGCTGTTTTTGAAAAATCTCCTTCCCCTCAGGCATTTATTGTTCGAACCTTACCCAATTCCGCATCTAAACAACAACAACAATACACGAATACGAATCCACCATTTGTAGAGCCTCAGGCTATGAATTGGCTTTACGAACAAGGAGTTCGCCATTTTCTTATTGACACGCCTTCTGTAGATAAGGAAGTAGATGATGGTGTTTTAGCCGCTCATCATGCTTTTTGGAATTATCCTAGCAATCCCCGTTTAGATGCAACCATTACAGAATTGATCTATGTTCCTGATACCATAAAAGATGCCATCTATTTTTTAAATCTTCAAGTTGCTGCTTTTGAGAATGACGCAACTCCTAGCAAGCCGACGTTGTACGCTATCGATTAA